From a region of the Thermomicrobium roseum DSM 5159 genome:
- the cas1b gene encoding type I-B CRISPR-associated endonuclease Cas1b → MTKPIYVFSSGRLARHQNTIVLETEEGKRFLPVEQVSELYVFGEVDLNKRFLEFIAREGVLLHFFNRYGFYTGTFYPREYLSSGALILRQVEHYLDQAKRLTLARAFVHGALRNIRTVLLYYRRRGVDVQAAVEIIERARAGIEEAGTTAELMALEGQAREAYYAVWPAIIEAEFPFGPRTRRPPRDETNALISFGNSLLYTAVLAQIYQTHLDPRIGYLHETNFRRHTLNLDVAEIFKPVLVDRLIFRLVNRGQLQRRHFVTGAEGVFLDDDGRKLVVEAWEQTLQETYRHPSLNRSVSYRTTLRLELYKLEKHLLGEQAYVPFALRG, encoded by the coding sequence ATGACCAAACCGATCTACGTTTTTTCTTCCGGCCGACTCGCTCGTCATCAGAACACGATCGTCCTGGAAACGGAAGAAGGCAAGCGCTTCTTGCCGGTCGAGCAGGTGAGCGAACTCTATGTCTTCGGCGAGGTCGACTTGAACAAGCGCTTTCTCGAGTTCATTGCCCGCGAGGGAGTGTTGCTCCACTTCTTCAACCGATACGGCTTCTATACAGGAACCTTCTATCCGCGCGAATATCTCTCGAGCGGTGCCTTGATCCTCCGCCAGGTGGAGCACTACCTCGATCAGGCTAAGCGGCTGACACTGGCACGAGCGTTCGTCCATGGCGCCCTGCGCAACATCCGCACTGTCCTCCTCTATTACCGCCGGCGCGGGGTGGATGTGCAGGCAGCTGTCGAGATCATCGAGCGGGCACGCGCTGGGATCGAGGAGGCAGGAACGACCGCCGAACTGATGGCGCTCGAAGGACAGGCACGCGAGGCCTACTACGCAGTCTGGCCAGCCATCATCGAGGCAGAATTTCCTTTTGGTCCGCGGACGCGTCGCCCACCCCGCGACGAAACGAATGCCCTCATCTCTTTCGGCAACAGCTTGCTCTACACCGCGGTGCTCGCTCAGATTTACCAGACACACCTGGATCCCCGTATCGGCTATCTTCACGAAACGAACTTCCGGCGCCACACGCTCAACCTCGATGTCGCCGAAATCTTCAAGCCGGTTCTGGTCGACCGGCTGATCTTCCGCCTCGTCAATCGCGGTCAATTGCAACGCCGGCACTTCGTGACCGGTGCCGAGGGGGTCTTTCTCGACGATGATGGGCGCAAGCTGGTCGTCGAGGCCTGGGAACAAACGCTCCAGGAAACCTACCGGCACCCCTCGCTCAATCGCTCGGTCTCCTACCGGACGACCCTGCGGCTGGAGCTCTACAAACTCGAGAAGCATCTCCTGGGTGAGCAAGCGTACGTTCCCTTCGCCCTGCGCGGTTGA
- the cas2 gene encoding CRISPR-associated endonuclease Cas2, which yields MYVIVAYDVGVERVARVLKICRRYLTWVQNSLLEGELTPAQLRRLQQELERTIDRENDSVQFYILPQASVAKRVTLGLVKNQPSQVI from the coding sequence ATGTACGTCATCGTCGCCTACGACGTCGGAGTGGAGCGAGTCGCGCGGGTTCTCAAGATCTGCCGCCGCTACCTGACGTGGGTCCAGAACTCCCTCTTGGAAGGTGAACTCACTCCCGCCCAGCTCCGCCGCTTGCAGCAGGAACTCGAGCGGACCATCGATCGAGAGAACGACAGTGTCCAGTTCTATATCCTGCCCCAGGCATCGGTCGCCAAGCGGGTCACGCTGGGGCTGGTCAAGAACCAACCGTCGCAGGTGATCTAG
- a CDS encoding AIR synthase family protein, whose translation MGLELPTLGKISGEVFDQIILPHLGAPSPQVLVPPQHGVDVGIVDLGNGLVMAVTTDPVFVVPAYGWERAAWFAIHILASDAATSGLAPAFLAIDLNLPLAITAEELSILWTTMHRVCAELGIAIIAGHTARYEGCHYPMVGGAAVMAIGPADRYVTPKMARVGDLVVVTKGAAIEAAGLFAVSFPERIAAAYGREFADRAQELFWQMSVVADALTAVSIGVRDDGVTAMHDATECGVYGGLVEVAEASGVGLRIEQERIILREDVAKICQLFGMDPYAAISEGTLIITVRPHKVDALLAALGAKGIAASVVGEVVPPERGLTLVVDGKERPLEHPRVDPFWAAFGRAMAEAERGS comes from the coding sequence ATGGGGCTGGAACTCCCGACGCTCGGGAAGATCTCGGGGGAGGTCTTCGACCAGATCATCCTGCCGCATCTCGGCGCTCCCTCGCCGCAGGTTCTGGTGCCCCCACAGCATGGCGTCGATGTCGGGATCGTCGACCTGGGTAACGGTCTCGTGATGGCCGTCACCACCGACCCGGTCTTCGTGGTCCCGGCCTACGGCTGGGAGCGGGCCGCCTGGTTCGCGATCCACATCCTCGCCTCCGATGCGGCGACGAGCGGGCTCGCGCCGGCCTTCCTAGCGATCGACCTCAACCTGCCGCTCGCGATCACGGCCGAGGAATTGAGCATCCTCTGGACGACGATGCACCGAGTTTGCGCCGAGCTCGGCATCGCCATCATCGCCGGGCACACTGCACGCTACGAAGGGTGCCACTACCCGATGGTCGGCGGCGCAGCCGTCATGGCCATCGGTCCGGCGGATCGCTACGTTACACCCAAGATGGCCCGTGTCGGCGATCTGGTCGTGGTGACCAAGGGAGCGGCGATCGAGGCGGCGGGGCTGTTTGCCGTGAGCTTTCCGGAGCGGATCGCGGCCGCCTATGGGCGCGAGTTCGCTGATCGGGCGCAGGAGTTGTTCTGGCAGATGAGCGTGGTCGCCGACGCGCTGACCGCCGTGAGCATCGGGGTGCGCGACGACGGAGTGACCGCGATGCACGACGCCACCGAGTGCGGCGTCTACGGCGGGCTGGTGGAAGTGGCGGAAGCCTCTGGGGTGGGCCTACGCATCGAGCAGGAGCGGATCATCCTGCGCGAGGACGTGGCCAAGATCTGCCAGCTCTTCGGCATGGATCCCTATGCGGCGATCAGCGAGGGGACGCTCATCATCACGGTCCGTCCGCACAAGGTCGATGCCCTGCTCGCTGCGCTGGGAGCCAAAGGAATCGCGGCGAGCGTCGTCGGCGAGGTGGTACCGCCGGAGCGAGGATTGACGCTCGTGGTGGACGGGAAAGAACGGCCGCTCGAGCACCCGCGGGTCGACCCGTTCTGGGCCGCCTTCGGCCGCGCCATGGCGGAGGCGGAGCGGGGCAGCTAG
- the pdxT gene encoding pyridoxal 5'-phosphate synthase glutaminase subunit PdxT, which translates to MAVTIGVLALQGDFAEHLTALARLGIAAHEVRQPRDLAGIDGLIIPGGESTTIGRLLERTELLGVIRDLAQRGMPLWGTCAGLILLAREVTAETRARHQPLLGLLDIVVRRNAFGSQRESFECDLVVEPLGPPPLRAVFIRAPLIDAIGPGVAVLACLPDGRPVAVRQGSIIGTAFHPELTNDLRFHRWFCELAERATVHTV; encoded by the coding sequence ATGGCCGTGACGATCGGCGTCCTCGCGCTGCAAGGAGACTTCGCTGAGCACTTGACTGCGCTGGCCCGGCTGGGCATCGCAGCACACGAGGTGCGTCAACCACGCGATCTCGCCGGGATCGATGGGCTCATCATCCCGGGTGGGGAAAGCACCACGATCGGTCGCTTGCTCGAACGGACCGAGCTGCTCGGCGTGATCCGCGATCTCGCGCAGCGGGGCATGCCGCTCTGGGGAACGTGTGCGGGGCTCATCCTGCTGGCGCGGGAGGTCACCGCCGAAACACGCGCTCGTCACCAGCCCTTGCTCGGTCTGTTGGATATCGTGGTTCGCCGCAACGCATTCGGATCGCAACGCGAGAGCTTCGAATGCGACCTCGTCGTCGAACCGCTCGGCCCGCCACCACTGCGCGCCGTCTTCATCCGCGCACCGCTCATCGACGCGATCGGTCCGGGCGTGGCGGTGCTGGCCTGCCTGCCGGACGGGAGGCCAGTCGCGGTGCGCCAGGGATCGATCATCGGGACCGCCTTCCATCCGGAACTCACGAACGATCTCCGCTTCCACCGCTGGTTCTGTGAGCTGGCCGAGCGCGCAACCGTGCACACTGTCTGA
- the pdxS gene encoding pyridoxal 5'-phosphate synthase lyase subunit PdxS encodes MEQTNGTIEQATWRTKVGLAQMLKGGVIMDVVTPEQAQIAEEAGAVAVMALERVPADIRREGGVARMADPDRILRIKEAVTIPVMAKVRIGHFVEAQILEAIGVDFIDESEVLTPADDRYHIDKHVFRVPFVCGARDLGEALRRIAEGAAMIRSKGEAGTGNIVEAVRHLRDILDGIRRLAALPREELVTAAKELGAPYELVRQVAEQGRLPVVLFCAGGVATPADAALVMQLGAEGVFVGSGIFKSENPFARAKAIVEAVTHYRDPEVLARVSRGLGEAMPGIDLATLAPEQRLAPRGW; translated from the coding sequence ATGGAACAGACCAACGGGACAATCGAACAGGCCACCTGGCGAACCAAGGTGGGGCTTGCCCAGATGCTCAAGGGCGGCGTCATCATGGACGTCGTCACACCGGAGCAGGCCCAGATCGCCGAGGAAGCGGGCGCCGTCGCCGTGATGGCGCTCGAGCGGGTACCGGCCGATATCCGCCGCGAGGGAGGGGTGGCCCGGATGGCCGATCCCGACCGCATCCTCCGCATCAAGGAGGCGGTCACCATTCCGGTCATGGCGAAGGTGCGGATCGGCCACTTCGTCGAAGCCCAGATCCTGGAGGCGATCGGGGTCGACTTCATCGACGAGAGCGAAGTCCTCACCCCGGCTGACGACCGGTACCATATCGACAAGCACGTCTTCCGGGTTCCCTTCGTCTGCGGTGCGCGCGACCTCGGCGAAGCCCTCCGACGGATCGCCGAGGGTGCGGCGATGATCCGCAGCAAGGGGGAAGCTGGCACCGGGAACATCGTCGAGGCGGTGCGGCATCTACGCGACATTCTGGACGGCATCCGGCGCCTGGCCGCGCTGCCGCGCGAAGAACTGGTGACTGCTGCCAAGGAGCTGGGCGCACCCTACGAGCTCGTGCGCCAGGTCGCTGAGCAGGGACGATTGCCCGTCGTGCTCTTCTGCGCCGGTGGGGTGGCCACGCCAGCCGATGCTGCCCTCGTCATGCAGCTCGGCGCTGAGGGGGTCTTCGTCGGCTCTGGCATCTTCAAGTCGGAGAATCCGTTCGCCCGGGCCAAGGCGATCGTCGAAGCCGTGACCCACTACCGCGACCCCGAGGTGCTGGCCCGTGTCTCGCGCGGGCTCGGTGAGGCGATGCCCGGCATCGACCTGGCGACGCTGGCCCCCGAGCAGCGACTCGCCCCGCGCGGCTGGTGA
- a CDS encoding PLP-dependent aminotransferase family protein, with protein MQLRLDRTSRVPLYRQLAEQLRRRILSGELPPGTRLPPERRLAATLGINRSTVVSAYRELAAAGLISGHVGRGTVVVDPAQHRESRAPAGGVPWPQLFAPLATALYDPALEDAMIAAARPDVISFATGQPAPECYPIATVRQLLDEALHREGARLLQYCPSEGYPPLREAIASWSQQAGIRCTAENVLVVSGSQQGLYLVARALVEPGDLVAVESPTYAGALQIFRAVGARLLPIPVDEFGMRVSLLERALEHRRPKLIYTLPTFQNPSGATLALDRRLHLLDLAARAGIPVVEDDPYRELWYDAPPPPPLAALDQAGTVISLTTVSKILFPGFRIGWIIAPWPVIRQLALVKQLVDLDTNPLMQWAIWAFLERRLLPPHLEELRRVHRDRRDLLLASLAAEANGALHCRVPAGGLYLWCELADGIRARDLVPEAARQGVAIVPGESFFVDPAQGRSFVRLNFTYPAPAALVEGAKRLGRALSALREARALLAQASSPIV; from the coding sequence ATGCAACTCCGGCTCGATCGCACCAGTCGCGTCCCGCTCTACCGCCAGCTGGCTGAGCAGCTCCGCCGGCGCATCCTCAGCGGCGAACTCCCGCCCGGTACGCGCTTGCCACCCGAGCGCCGTCTCGCCGCCACGCTCGGCATCAACCGATCCACGGTCGTGAGCGCCTACCGCGAACTGGCCGCAGCCGGGCTCATCAGCGGTCATGTGGGTCGCGGGACAGTCGTCGTCGATCCCGCCCAGCATCGCGAGTCGCGGGCCCCCGCCGGCGGCGTCCCCTGGCCGCAGCTCTTCGCTCCCCTCGCCACCGCGTTGTACGATCCGGCGCTCGAAGATGCCATGATCGCCGCCGCACGCCCTGACGTCATCTCCTTCGCCACTGGCCAGCCCGCGCCCGAATGCTACCCGATCGCCACCGTGCGCCAGCTGCTCGACGAAGCGTTGCACCGCGAGGGAGCGCGGCTTCTCCAGTACTGTCCCAGCGAGGGGTATCCCCCACTGCGGGAAGCCATCGCTAGCTGGTCACAGCAAGCCGGGATCCGCTGCACGGCGGAGAACGTCCTGGTCGTCTCCGGCTCCCAGCAAGGGCTCTATCTCGTCGCACGGGCACTCGTCGAACCGGGCGACCTGGTCGCGGTCGAGTCACCGACTTATGCCGGTGCGTTGCAGATCTTCCGTGCCGTCGGAGCTCGCCTGCTCCCCATCCCGGTCGACGAGTTCGGGATGCGGGTGAGCCTGCTCGAGCGCGCACTCGAGCACCGGCGGCCCAAGCTCATCTACACGTTGCCGACCTTTCAAAACCCCTCCGGCGCCACGCTCGCACTCGACCGTCGCCTGCATCTGCTCGACCTGGCTGCCCGCGCCGGCATCCCGGTCGTCGAGGACGACCCGTACCGGGAACTCTGGTACGATGCGCCACCGCCACCGCCGCTCGCGGCGCTCGACCAGGCCGGCACCGTCATTTCGCTCACCACTGTCTCCAAGATCCTCTTCCCGGGTTTCCGTATCGGCTGGATCATCGCCCCCTGGCCGGTGATCCGCCAGCTCGCGCTGGTCAAGCAACTGGTCGACCTGGATACGAATCCCCTCATGCAGTGGGCGATTTGGGCCTTTCTCGAGCGCCGCCTTCTCCCCCCGCATCTCGAGGAACTGCGGCGTGTCCACCGCGATCGACGCGATCTCCTGCTGGCGTCATTGGCAGCCGAAGCGAACGGCGCGCTCCATTGTCGCGTCCCCGCCGGAGGGCTCTACTTGTGGTGCGAGTTGGCCGATGGCATCCGCGCCCGCGACCTCGTGCCGGAAGCGGCCCGGCAGGGTGTCGCCATCGTTCCCGGCGAAAGCTTCTTCGTCGATCCTGCCCAAGGGCGGTCGTTCGTCCGCCTCAACTTCACCTACCCGGCTCCCGCCGCACTCGTCGAGGGAGCCAAGCGACTCGGCCGTGCGCTGAGCGCGTTGCGCGAAGCCCGCGCCTTGCTCGCCCAGGCGAGCAGCCCGATCGTGTGA
- the glmU gene encoding bifunctional UDP-N-acetylglucosamine diphosphorylase/glucosamine-1-phosphate N-acetyltransferase GlmU has protein sequence MDEKSDSIQTRPAESLAAVVLAGGLGTRMRSRLPKEFHPLAGRPLLRYVLDAVEALPVAQRILVTSPAKAALCSQLGADWEIALQEEPLGTGHALGCALPLLRPDIRWVLLVFGDHPLLRGEDLARLLSAALQQRPLAAVLTTLLPDPAAYGRIQRDPDGRVTGVIEAREDANHYAGPVEVVSGATIYWRAWLEDALPRLPRSPSGEYYHTALIGLAAAERSGEAVITVVAPPETALGVNDRVDLARAEAILRDRIVQAHQRAGVTIVDPATTWIEPTVEIEPDARIEPFTILAGRTRIAQGARIGPHAVVHDSVVGPDSTVVASVLESAVLGARVRVGPYSHLRPGTIVEDDVHIGNFAELKNAHVGRATRIGHVSYIGDAELGERVNIGAGTVTCNFDGVAKHRTVIEDEAFIGSDTMLVAPVQVGRGARTGAGSVVTKDVAPGTTVVGVPARPVGARRQRRTGETGA, from the coding sequence GTGGACGAGAAGTCTGACAGCATACAAACGAGGCCAGCCGAGTCACTCGCAGCCGTGGTGCTAGCGGGAGGGCTCGGGACACGGATGCGCTCTCGCCTTCCCAAGGAGTTCCATCCGCTCGCCGGTCGACCTCTCCTCCGCTACGTCCTCGATGCCGTCGAGGCACTCCCGGTCGCCCAGCGTATCCTCGTGACGAGCCCAGCGAAGGCGGCGCTGTGCTCCCAGCTCGGCGCGGATTGGGAGATCGCGCTGCAGGAGGAGCCGTTGGGGACGGGGCACGCGCTGGGTTGTGCATTGCCGTTGTTGCGGCCCGACATCCGTTGGGTCCTGCTCGTCTTCGGCGATCACCCGCTGCTCAGGGGGGAAGACCTGGCGCGCTTGCTGAGCGCGGCCCTGCAACAGCGTCCCCTCGCGGCCGTGCTCACGACGCTGCTTCCCGACCCAGCAGCCTACGGGCGAATCCAGCGTGATCCGGACGGACGCGTCACAGGCGTCATCGAGGCGCGCGAGGATGCGAACCACTACGCCGGTCCGGTCGAGGTGGTAAGCGGCGCGACGATCTACTGGCGCGCGTGGCTCGAGGATGCGTTGCCACGGCTGCCCCGCAGTCCCTCCGGCGAGTACTACCACACGGCGCTCATCGGGCTGGCAGCGGCCGAGCGGTCCGGCGAGGCGGTGATCACAGTCGTCGCACCGCCGGAAACAGCGCTCGGGGTGAACGACCGCGTTGACCTGGCGCGGGCCGAGGCGATCCTGCGCGATCGCATCGTCCAGGCGCACCAGCGCGCTGGCGTGACCATCGTCGATCCAGCGACGACGTGGATCGAGCCGACCGTGGAGATCGAGCCGGACGCCCGGATCGAGCCGTTCACGATTCTCGCGGGGCGGACGCGGATCGCACAGGGAGCGCGGATCGGCCCCCATGCCGTGGTGCACGATAGCGTCGTGGGACCGGATTCCACTGTCGTCGCCTCGGTCCTGGAGTCGGCGGTGCTGGGGGCGCGGGTGCGCGTCGGACCGTACAGTCACTTGCGCCCGGGAACGATCGTCGAGGACGATGTGCACATCGGGAACTTCGCCGAACTCAAGAACGCGCACGTCGGTCGCGCCACCCGGATCGGGCACGTGAGCTACATCGGTGATGCCGAGCTGGGTGAGCGCGTCAATATCGGGGCAGGCACGGTGACCTGCAACTTCGACGGGGTCGCCAAGCATCGCACGGTCATCGAGGACGAGGCGTTCATCGGCAGCGATACCATGCTGGTTGCGCCGGTCCAGGTCGGTCGCGGAGCTCGGACCGGCGCAGGTAGCGTGGTGACGAAGGACGTGGCACCAGGGACGACCGTGGTGGGCGTGCCGGCCCGTCCGGTGGGAGCGCGGCGCCAGCGCCGCACGGGCGAGACAGGAGCATGA
- a CDS encoding ribose-phosphate diphosphokinase: MDGRLQIFAGNSNPRLAQAIVGVLETPLGRAEVSSWSDGETRVRLEENVRGSDVFVIQSLCTPVNQNIMELLIILDAVKRASAARITAVIPYYAYARQEKKTAGREPISAKLLANLLTTAGADRVLTIDLHAPAIEGFFDIPVDHLRATPILAAHFRRLGLTDFVVVSPDAGAVVRADEFRRRAGGSLAIISKKRPGPEVAEVLEMVGDVAGRDAVIVDDIIATGGTLLQAAELLRERGARRIFAAAVHGVFAGQALERIQASPIEKVFVTDTIPLPEGMCTDKVEVLTVAPLLAEAIMRIHKDLSISALFT; the protein is encoded by the coding sequence GTGGACGGTCGATTGCAGATCTTCGCTGGAAACTCCAATCCTCGCCTGGCCCAGGCGATCGTCGGCGTGCTGGAAACGCCGCTCGGTCGCGCCGAAGTTTCCAGCTGGAGCGATGGGGAGACGCGTGTCCGCCTGGAAGAAAATGTCCGCGGCTCGGACGTGTTCGTCATCCAGTCGCTCTGCACCCCGGTCAATCAGAACATCATGGAACTCTTGATCATCCTCGATGCGGTCAAGCGCGCGTCGGCTGCCCGGATCACCGCAGTGATCCCGTATTACGCCTACGCGCGTCAGGAGAAGAAGACGGCCGGGCGCGAGCCGATCAGCGCCAAGCTCCTGGCGAACTTGCTCACCACCGCTGGTGCCGATCGCGTGTTGACGATCGACCTGCACGCGCCAGCGATCGAGGGATTCTTCGATATCCCGGTCGATCATCTGCGCGCTACGCCGATTCTGGCCGCGCATTTTCGGCGTCTGGGTCTCACGGACTTCGTCGTGGTCAGCCCGGATGCTGGTGCTGTGGTGCGGGCTGACGAATTTCGCCGGCGTGCTGGTGGGAGCTTGGCCATCATCTCCAAGAAGCGACCCGGACCGGAGGTCGCCGAGGTGCTGGAAATGGTCGGTGACGTCGCCGGCCGGGATGCGGTGATCGTCGACGACATCATCGCGACCGGTGGGACGCTCCTCCAGGCTGCCGAACTCTTGCGGGAGCGCGGGGCACGGCGGATCTTCGCAGCTGCCGTGCACGGCGTGTTCGCTGGGCAGGCACTGGAGCGGATCCAGGCGTCACCGATCGAGAAAGTGTTCGTGACGGATACGATTCCTTTACCAGAAGGGATGTGCACGGACAAGGTGGAGGTGCTGACCGTCGCGCCGCTGCTCGCCGAAGCGATCATGCGGATTCATAAGGATCTGAGCATCAGTGCACTCTTCACCTGA
- a CDS encoding hemolysin family protein: MSSPWTEAILFVVLAALFFAAALADLASCLPARRSLREFLAELAETQNGNGENTLEQLRVARPAIRLVQATTFLGLTVLALRIGHRWWPKHELAVAVLIAFVALLVLASAAPMALLERRYPLTSARFRLLAGLLSRLGAPLRVLSELLERPLAALIPPAPAPAVPSAAAPPAHEEVVEEAEELIERVLRLDRLTARDIMVPRTDIVAVPFELSVRDAIAVARQTRHSRLPVYQGTIDRIVGIVHVRDLLRFALESAEGIKVGDVMREAYFIPESKRVDELLRDLQHQRVHMAIVVDEFGGTAGIVTIEDVLEEIVGEIQDEYDAEAPLVERLSADEAIVDGRISLEEIADIFGVSLEEEESSTIGGLVQAHLGRIPQPGESVRVDGLEVTVLEVAGNRVRKLSVRRVAASVSASDEDERS; this comes from the coding sequence TTGAGTAGTCCCTGGACAGAAGCGATCCTCTTCGTGGTTCTCGCTGCCCTCTTCTTCGCAGCGGCACTCGCTGACCTGGCGAGTTGTCTGCCGGCTCGCCGCTCGCTGCGGGAGTTCCTTGCCGAGTTGGCCGAGACGCAGAACGGGAATGGCGAGAACACGCTCGAGCAACTGCGTGTCGCTCGTCCCGCGATCCGGCTCGTGCAAGCGACCACGTTCCTCGGCTTGACCGTGCTCGCCTTACGGATCGGCCATCGGTGGTGGCCAAAGCACGAGCTCGCGGTGGCTGTGCTGATCGCCTTCGTCGCCTTGCTCGTGCTCGCCAGCGCTGCGCCGATGGCGCTGCTGGAGCGACGGTATCCCTTGACGAGCGCGCGCTTCCGCTTGCTCGCTGGCCTGCTCAGTCGGTTGGGCGCGCCGCTGCGCGTGCTCAGCGAACTCCTCGAGCGGCCACTGGCGGCGCTCATACCGCCCGCCCCGGCGCCAGCGGTTCCGTCAGCCGCCGCCCCACCAGCCCATGAGGAGGTGGTCGAGGAAGCGGAAGAACTGATCGAGCGCGTGTTGCGGCTCGATCGGCTGACGGCGCGCGACATCATGGTGCCGCGGACCGATATCGTCGCGGTGCCGTTCGAGCTGTCGGTGCGCGACGCGATCGCCGTGGCGCGCCAGACACGCCACTCGCGGCTGCCGGTCTACCAAGGGACGATCGACCGGATCGTGGGGATCGTGCACGTGCGCGACCTTTTGCGCTTTGCGCTCGAGTCGGCCGAGGGGATCAAGGTCGGGGATGTCATGCGGGAGGCGTACTTCATCCCGGAGTCGAAGCGGGTCGACGAGCTCTTGCGTGATTTGCAGCACCAGCGTGTCCACATGGCGATCGTGGTCGACGAGTTCGGTGGAACAGCGGGAATCGTCACCATCGAGGACGTGCTGGAGGAGATCGTCGGGGAGATCCAGGACGAGTACGACGCAGAGGCACCGCTCGTCGAACGTCTCAGTGCGGACGAAGCGATCGTCGATGGGCGGATTTCGCTGGAGGAGATCGCGGATATCTTCGGCGTCTCGCTGGAAGAAGAGGAGAGTTCGACGATCGGCGGGCTGGTTCAGGCGCATCTGGGGCGAATTCCGCAGCCGGGCGAGTCGGTGCGGGTCGATGGCCTGGAGGTGACCGTGCTAGAGGTGGCCGGGAACCGGGTGCGCAAGCTCTCGGTACGGCGCGTCGCGGCCTCGGTGTCTGCGTCGGATGAGGACGAGCGCAGCTGA
- a CDS encoding biotin--[acetyl-CoA-carboxylase] ligase → MVAWVVHRYQRVTSTMDIAADLAAQGAPAGTVVLAEEQTEGRGREGRRWLAPPGTSLLFTVIARPPFAVVQDERLAVRVAEHVAAAIAATCGLRPSIKEPNDLLVKGRKLVGILLQSRVRAEVLEYLLLGIGINVNIPADCLPLPTATSLLVELGHPVDRDRLLAAVLDQLARDERLFPPTVR, encoded by the coding sequence ATGGTCGCCTGGGTCGTTCACCGGTACCAGCGAGTGACCTCGACGATGGACATCGCCGCGGACCTCGCTGCCCAGGGCGCACCGGCGGGGACCGTGGTGCTGGCGGAGGAGCAGACGGAAGGACGGGGACGAGAGGGCCGGCGCTGGCTCGCTCCACCCGGAACCTCGCTGCTCTTCACGGTCATCGCGCGCCCACCGTTCGCGGTCGTGCAGGACGAGCGTCTCGCCGTGCGGGTCGCCGAGCACGTCGCGGCAGCGATCGCGGCGACCTGTGGCCTGCGACCGTCGATCAAGGAGCCGAACGACCTCCTGGTCAAAGGCCGCAAACTGGTGGGCATCCTCTTGCAGAGCCGCGTTCGCGCCGAGGTGCTCGAGTATCTGCTCCTCGGGATCGGGATCAACGTCAACATTCCGGCGGACTGTCTTCCTCTGCCCACGGCGACCAGTCTTCTGGTCGAACTCGGTCACCCGGTCGACCGCGACAGGCTGCTCGCAGCTGTCCTCGACCAGCTCGCTCGCGACGAGCGACTGTTTCCTCCTACCGTTCGGTGA